The Pirellulaceae bacterium genomic interval CGATCACCTTTTTCGAGCACAAGCGGCTCAGCAATCGCGAAAGAAGTGGTAACAATCAGAAGCAAAAGGCTGGCGCAAATGGTTTTCACGGTCGACTCACTTATCGGCAGGAACAATTAAGTCAGAAGTTGGCTTGCAGTGTAGCCAATAAAAAATCGTTTGTCATCGATTTCATGGGGATTCGACAGAGCCGAGGGTTTCAGCCGCCCCCGGTTCATCCCAGCAAGCCGTACAGAAAACTCTCAACTCCGAGGTACTCCCTCAAAAAGCACCGCCTGCGTGGACCGCCCCGGCAAGCGCCTGCCTGGACAGGCGCACGCATGTGATAGCAAGATCACTGAGTGAGCAGTTTCAATTCGCTGTCACCATCGTGCTTTACTCTACCAATCGGCCGACCCAAAGGGCGCATCAACTCGCCTGACGCGCCCCTTAATCGCCGATCGACAATCTCGAAATCAGGAAAGATCAAAGCGATCGAGATCCATGACCTTCGCCCACGCCCGACCGAAATCGCGAACGAATCTTTCCTGTCCATCATCGCTCGCATAGACTTCCGATATCGCTCGCAGCTGCGAATTTGAACCGAAGACAAGATCGACAGCCGTACCGGTAAACTTGACATTGTCGGTCTCACAATCACGTCCCTCGAACAAGTGTTCGCACTCAGACGAAACTTGCCACTTGATCTTCATATCGAGGAGATTCACAAAGAAATCATTGGTCAAGGATTCGGGTCGTGAGGTGAACACCCCCCATTCAGACGCTCCAGCATTCGCATTCAAAACTCGCATGCCGCCGACAAGAACCGTCATCTCGGGAGCTGTGAGGGTGAGTAAATTTGCCCGCTCGACGAGCAACTGCTCAGTCGGTCTTCCATGCCCCTTTCGAATGTAATTTCGAAAGCCGTCTGCCGTCGGCTCCAACACCCCAAACGATTCAACATCCGTCTGATCTTGGCTTGCATCCGTACGTCCCGGGGAGAAGGGAATCTGCAGCTCGAATCCGGCCTTGCCCGCCGCTTCCTCGACGGCCGCAATCCCGCCTAAAACGATCACGTCTGCGAGAGACACCTGCTTGCCATCCGAGCGAGACTGATTGAACTCCTGCTGAACTTGCTCTAATTTCTGCAGCACTTGAGCGAGTTCCTTCGGATCGTTCACATCCCAATTTTTTTGTGGATCCAGCCGAAGACGTGCTCCATTTCCACCGCCGCGTTTATCGGTGCCTCGAAACGTACTTGCCGATGCCCAGGCAGTCGAAACGAGCTGTGAAATCGAGAGATCGACTTTACCCAAACGGACTTTTAAGTCGGCAATCGCCTCAGCATTAATCAAGTCATGCGAGACAGGCGGGACAGGATCTTCGAACAACTGCGGCTCCGCCGGCACCAAAGATCCCAAGAAGCGAGATCGAGGTCCCATATCTCGGTGCGTCAATTTGTACCAAGCTCTGGCAAAAACGTCGGCAAATTCGTCAGGATTTTCATGAAACCGTTTTGAAATGGGCTGGTAGACAGGATCCATCTTCAGCGAGAGATCGGTCGTAAACATGATGGGCACATGTCTCTTGGAAGCATCATGGGCACCCGGGACGGAATCCTTGGCACTTGCCTCCTGCGGAATCCACTGGGTTGCACCAGCCGGGCTTTTTGTCTGCTTCCATTCATAACCAAATAGATTGTCGAAATAATTATTGTCCCACTTGATTGGATCCGTCGTCCAAGCGCCCTCTAATCCGCTTGAGATCGTATCGTCGCCACTCCCGGTGCCATAGCTGTTCTTCCAGCCGAGCCCCTGCTCTTCAAGGCCAGCAGCCTCCGGTTCGCGGCCGACATATTGATCAGGATCGGCAGCACCATGGGCCTTACCGAAAGTATGGCCACCCGCGATAAGCGCCACCGTTTCCTCGTCATTCATCGCCATGCGTTGAAACGTGGTGCGGATGTCCTTCGCTGCCGCAACCGGATCGGGTGTCCCATTGGGGCCTTCTGGATTCACGTAGATCAAACCCATTTGAACGGCACCAAGTGGACAGTCGAGTTGACGATCACCCGTGTACCGGTCATCCCCCAGCCAAGTCGTTTCCGGACCCCAGTAGATATCATCTTCAGGCTCCCAAACATCCACTCGCCCCCCCGCAAAGCCGAAGCTCTTCAGCCCCATTGAATCTAAAGCGCAAGTGCCCGCAAAAATCATCAAATCGGCCCAAGAGATTCTGCGACCGTATTTCTGTTTCAGAGGCCATAGAAGTCGACGCGCTTTATCAAGGTTGACGTTGTCGGGCCAACTATTTAGTGGAGCAAATCGCTGCGAGCCTGTGGCAGCGCCTCCACGACCATCCTCAATGCGGTAAGTGCCCGCACTGTGCCACGCCATCCGGATAAAGAATGGACCGTAATGGCCATAGTCAGCTGGCCACCAATCCTGCGACGTCGTCATCAACGCGTCTAATTCTTGCTTCAATTGCGTCAG includes:
- the katG gene encoding catalase/peroxidase HPI, translating into MTTEDKCPVMSGAHRQTAVGATANQHWWPNQLNLKLLQHGSVQADPLGGEFNYAEEFKTVDLTQLKQELDALMTTSQDWWPADYGHYGPFFIRMAWHSAGTYRIEDGRGGAATGSQRFAPLNSWPDNVNLDKARRLLWPLKQKYGRRISWADLMIFAGTCALDSMGLKSFGFAGGRVDVWEPEDDIYWGPETTWLGDDRYTGDRQLDCPLGAVQMGLIYVNPEGPNGTPDPVAAAKDIRTTFQRMAMNDEETVALIAGGHTFGKAHGAADPDQYVGREPEAAGLEEQGLGWKNSYGTGSGDDTISSGLEGAWTTDPIKWDNNYFDNLFGYEWKQTKSPAGATQWIPQEASAKDSVPGAHDASKRHVPIMFTTDLSLKMDPVYQPISKRFHENPDEFADVFARAWYKLTHRDMGPRSRFLGSLVPAEPQLFEDPVPPVSHDLINAEAIADLKVRLGKVDLSISQLVSTAWASASTFRGTDKRGGGNGARLRLDPQKNWDVNDPKELAQVLQKLEQVQQEFNQSRSDGKQVSLADVIVLGGIAAVEEAAGKAGFELQIPFSPGRTDASQDQTDVESFGVLEPTADGFRNYIRKGHGRPTEQLLVERANLLTLTAPEMTVLVGGMRVLNANAGASEWGVFTSRPESLTNDFFVNLLDMKIKWQVSSECEHLFEGRDCETDNVKFTGTAVDLVFGSNSQLRAISEVYASDDGQERFVRDFGRAWAKVMDLDRFDLS